A single Plasmodium yoelii strain 17X genome assembly, chromosome: 10 DNA region contains:
- a CDS encoding replication protein A1, large subunit, putative has protein sequence MNKNEDILSKATPNFIYKFFTEPNSTEALRWINSEVNLICFSQMNAGGNQVFLKVIDGSIPPQYYAIVHLGAEDNGNMDPPISYVKKIIKIQKFSITNYYGKLFILAKKVTIYLNIENFDIEDLFKKYHLQSISYLLLNAQNDYNGSNDQRHPTSNRTRDDSSYTGEGYNNNNNDSNDNYPKYNNNPPTNYNQRNNHNVDNPRGCTTPYKHDDMYRGNNNKECNNNWQSSKNYNKTDDENYEMNYRNPNMRIANDPSTKNNMSDSYNEPYNNKENMNFREDPSRYGPNGRNGYNNPLNNNENNNYYNRGDDSENNMGLNNRSRAPYNEYQNYKNNINSKNDGRLIMQDKNINACKMNSEYTNNRNYTTNYDHNRTFENDQYNNSNKSKTHNININPNAHKSGKYDVHAYKMRDDGDHGDPGYYSSDNNRNSNNNSYHKNLDQGYLKSKSSGSLPLEAELSERTVPHEYKYGSNNGRYSERREGNVMDNYGRNKCEIMPGENKQRDFQGNDNYYIERDNNDGFPKSANNRLNGSIKENAMYRERSVDNYNSHSDNNINMGNGIYGTEKENIHIAKKGNCDSDEMIEERKRPVMAREINNNGNVRNPDLEIDRVRCNTYEKAENSNFNQRGDKKGNYVQNGEDCSNSINGSMIYMNETNETLSNFDDVNEKKKVNETKLLKENNINRNNRKCNPYPNSAVIKINDGILMPINKLSQYSTKWIIKARVQSKDNIRKFYTGNKEGKVFNIELCDESGEIKVNFFGKAVDKWYDYLEVGKIYKISKGNIKSANKKFNTLKHDCEITLDENSILELLEENDMNIPKYIYNFYSISEIKANMNTGTLVDVIGIVLSFQELNQILIKKTGQYKEKKDLMLIDETNETINVTLWGENAVKMEEMNITENCIICFKCLKVGEWQGKKLESHPKTKVEINPELDKAYTLKNWWVNNKKNVYNTINLTTTTSNNNMLNLESQKTIQEIKKNVNLANEEVLSGKGIIFTTFGFIDHIYNAIPVYSACPNCNKKMVATVIEDGEQDMDQNVSESMYCAKCNKNNIPVYNYSINLKITDNTDSLRVSAFANSAKTIMNGLSAEEFMKLRQEYISQENIENFDLIEKAKLNEFFFRIKAYMTSHMDEIKKNYTILETIPLSKLLVDNCRYLIKEIKLATEDIQE, from the coding sequence ATGAACAAGAACGAAGATATTTTATCGAAGGCCACaccaaattttatatacaagTTTTTTACAGAACCTAATTCAACTGAAGCATTGAGATGGATAAACTCTGAAGTGAATTTAATATGTTTTAGTCAAATGAATGCAGGGGGGAATCAGGTATTTTTAAAAGTAATTGATGGAAGCATTCCCCCACAATATTATGCTATTGTCCATTTAGGTGCAGAAGATAATGGAAATATGGACCCTCCAATATcttatgtaaaaaaaataattaaaatacaGAAATTTTCTATAACAAATTACTATGGgaaactttttattttagcGAAAAAAGttactatttatttaaatattgaaaattttgatatagaagatttatttaaaaaatatcacTTACAAAGTATATCTTATTTGCTTTTAAATGCACAAAATGATTATAACGGTTCTAATGATCAGCGACATCCAACTAGCAATAGAACTAGAGACGACAGTAGTTATACAGGCGAAGgatataataacaataataatgacagTAATGACAACTATcctaaatataataataacccGCCTACTAATTATAACCAAAGAAACAATCACAATGTGGATAATCCAAGAGGATGTACCACACCCTATAAACACGATGATATGTATAGGGGGAATAATAACAAagaatgtaataataattggCAAAgttcaaaaaattataataaaacagaTGATGAAAACTATGAAATGAATTATCGCAATCCTAATATGAGGATAGCAAATGATCCATCTACTAAAAATAACATGTCAGATAGCTATAATGAACCTTATAATAACAAAGAAAATATGAACTTTAGAGAAGATCCTTCACGATATGGTCCTAATGGCCGAAATGGTTACAATAATCCccttaataataatgaaaataacaattattataatagaGGTGATGATAGTGAAAACAATATGGGACTAAATAATAGATCGAGAGCACCCTATAATGAATaccaaaattataaaaataatataaatagtaaaaatgaTGGGAGATTAATAATGCaagacaaaaatataaatgcatgTAAAATGAATTCAGAATATACCAATAACAGAAATTATACAACTAATTATGACCATAATCGTACATTTGAAAATGATCAATacaataatagtaataaaagcAAAACTCATAACATCAATATAAATCCAAATGCACATAAAAGTGGAAAATATGATGTGCATGCTTACAAAATGAGAGATGATGGTGATCATGGAGATCCTGGGTATTACAGTAGCGATAATAATAGAAATAGTAACAACAATAGctatcataaaaatttagaTCAAGGTTATTTAAAATCCAAATCATCAGGATCATTGCCACTTGAGGCTGAACTGAGCGAAAGAACTGTGCCCcatgaatataaatatggatCAAACAACGGAAGATATAGTGAAAGACGAGAAGGAAATGTAATGGATAATTACGGACGAAATAAATGTGAAATAATGCCTGGAGAAAATAAGCAACGTGATTTTCAGGGAAATGATAATTATTACATTGAAAGGGATAATAATGATGGTTTTCCAAAAAGTGCCAATAATAGATTAAATGGAAgtataaaagaaaatgcaATGTATAGAGAAAGAAGTGTCGATAATTATAATTCTCATAgcgataataatataaatatgggGAATGGTATATATGGAAccgaaaaagaaaatattcaCATTGCTAAAAAGGGGAATTGTGACAGTGATGAAATGATAGAAGAAAGGAAAAGACCTGTTATGGCaagagaaataaataataatggaaatgTTCGTAATCCTGATTTAGAAATTGATAGAGTTCGATGTAATACTTATGAAAAAGCAGAAAATTCTAACTTTAATCAACGGGGTGATAAAAAAGGTAATTATGTACAAAATGGAGAAGATTGTTCTAATAGTATAAATGGAAGTATGATTTATATGAACGAGACAAACGAAACGCTAAGCAACTTTGATGATgtaaatgagaaaaaaaaagttaatgaaacaaaattattaaaagaaaacaatataaatagaAATAACAGAAAATGTAATCCTTATCCAAATAGTGcagttataaaaataaatgatggTATATTAATGCCAATAAATAAGCTGTCACAATACTCTACAAAATGGATAATCAAAGCTAGAGTTCAATCAAAAgataatataagaaaattTTATACTGGGAATAAAGAAGGGAAAGTATTTAACATCGAATTATGTGACGAATCTGGGGAAATAAAGGTAAATTTTTTTGGGAAAGCTGTAGACAAATGGTATGATTATTTAGAAGTtggtaaaatatataaaataagtaaaggaaatataaaaagcgctaataaaaaatttaatacattAAAACATGATTGTGAAATAACTTTAGATGAAAATTCAATTTTAGAATTAttagaagaaaatgatatgAATAtaccaaaatatatttataatttttattcaattAGTGAAATAAAAGCTAATATGAATACAGGAACTTTAGTAGATGTAATAGGGATAGTATTAAGTTTTCAAGAACTAAATCAAATCCTTATCAAAAAAACTGGACAATACAAAGAAAAAAAGGATTTGATGCTAATTGACGAAACAAATGAAACTATTAATGTAACACTTTGGGGTGAAAACGCTGTAAAAATGGAAGAAATGAATATAACtgaaaattgtattatatgttttaaatGCTTAAAAGTAGGTGAATGGCAAGGGAAAAAATTAGAATCGCATCCCAAAACGAAAGTAGAAATAAATCCAGAATTAGATAAAGCatatactttaaaaaattggtgggtaaataataaaaaaaatgtgtataatacaataaatttGACTACTACTACTtcgaataataatatgttaaatttagAGTCACAGAAAACGATACaagaaattaaaaagaaTGTTAATTTAGCAAATGAAGAAGTACTATCCGGAAAAGGAATAATTTTTACAACTTTTGGATTTATAGATCACATATACAATGCGATACCTGTATATTCGGCTTGTCCTAATtgtaacaaaaaaatggtaGCAACGGTTATAGAAGATGGTGAACAAGATATGGACCAAAATGTTTCAGAATCTATGTATTGTGctaaatgtaataaaaataatataccagtatataattattctattaatttaaaaattactGATAATACAGATTCTTTAAGAGTATCTGCTTTTGCTAATTCTGCTAAAACTATTATGAATGGACTATCAGCTGAAGAATTTATGAAGTTAAGACAAGAATATATTTCTCaagaaaatattgaaaacTTTGATCTTATAGAAAAAGCAAAGCTCAACGAATTCTTTTTCAGGATCAAAGCATATATGACTTCTCACATGGatgagataaaaaaaaattacactATTCTTGAGACTATACCCCTAAGTAAACTTTTGGTTGATAACTGTCGCTACTTGATCAAGGAAATCAAACTAGCCACAGAAGATATCCAAGAATAA
- a CDS encoding peptide chain release factor 2, putative: MFFNFTLFLIYVNIYMHANIAKCFISFCKNNYFTNISLNLRTIKRPTQRTYLKNSLNDKLDIINKKLQDIGICPKNIEETFIKGTGKGGQKVNKTNNCVMIKYDRTNDDKIVIKCHKYRCLQQNRVYARELLYDKITSINNKVKEDIINQIEKEKRQILKLTEAEKNRSINYKKKRSEIKSDRQKHIMHDSDIY; the protein is encoded by the exons atgttttttaattttacttTATTTCTTATCTacgtaaatatatatatgcatgcaAATATTGCCAAATGTTTCATCAGTTTTTGTAAg AACAACTATTTCACAAATATATCGCTTAACCTAAGAACGATAAAAAGACCAACACAGCGAACATACTTAAAAAATTCGCTAAATGATAAGTtggatataataaataaaaaattacaagaTATAGGGATCTGTCCTAAAAATATCGAAGAGACATTTATTAAAGGTACAGGAAAAGGTGGACAGAAAGTAAACAAAACAAACAATTGTGTCATGATAAAATATGACCGTACCAACGATGATAAAATAGTTATCAAGTGCCACAAATATAG GTGTTTACAGCAAAATCGGGTATATGCTCGCgaattattatatgacaAAATAACCTCAATCAATAACAAAGTCAAGGAAGATATTATAAACCAAATAGAg AAGGAAAAAAGGCAAATTTTGAAGTTGACTGAGGCGGAAAAGAATAGATCGAtcaattacaaaaaaaaacgatcAGAAATAAAAAGTGACAGACAAAAACATATAATGCACGATAGTGACATTTattga
- a CDS encoding methyltransferase, putative codes for MEVLPAGFSDFRSREYWNNFFQAFDKKNFEWYGSYKDIKNIVYECIRKRLNYCDGENGDIGVISPQEVEEGKQIFKNERVDKNCLLVNIGCGNSNLSYEFFEDGFDSIINIDYSDVVINKMKNKFGKMMEFINIDINNKECFENFLESLDIEKKKKKKNFKIFFDKAFLDAYISGDDSEEEVCKNNAKNYFESIFKYMNEGDIFIIITLAQYYIIKEVVRNIYNADIKLDVNPFLIKKNTNEFRYHPFVFSFYKTNIKLKDYTMKLCNFENNDYKIISLWKLPHEIRQIRDNLNLHSFKKGKRIILDIFNQNINKCEYNIIVYDSNVLKTVYNTVVIVVPFGYEFHSLYSTSEGNEELATKIKAKRLLLVMRSNFIINEFKIAHENNKSIANCESVKGGEISNTLESNEKREDNSNHLLNGNENTKNVQNSKNSLVSENKISNSNSSEFSAEASNASNLYDGILENQDSVSILLKSVKNELNKIINELALPNSKNFPIMALNEDIKNYKIICHEKSNYCSNIIIRDVLVTDEFISDNFGASEDNKTKKNGKNKKKLTPKNNTQNASNSEKGNDNVVCEEKNNKITHDDAKKLAIELIKKNTEEKKIYFQNKEIYKRQMIFSYDPLTVQSEIIYTKEKKKTNKLNDHEKIVFEYIESSSQYHVNFCCTFFLFILNNCYAKDNNLINICILGGGTNVLSNIIKSIFCDFNLYFNIVEIDETVQKLYKFFYDKEEISNDKHVTNYIINDSYEYIKNFNQPKYYDIIFVDMNNSENSYLNINGQKLYITCPHIGLLNKDVITDIKNILNEKGVLVINLLTRDNNAKKYVYQFLKDLFSSVISISSANKEINEVLVCSPNDIKEENIFSFKMNIMKWVQCNHNRWFLNFDLASFLNNITIL; via the exons ATGGAAGTATTACCTGCAGGTTTTTCTGATTTTCGAAGCAGAGAATACTGGAATAATTTTTTCCAGGcgtttgataaaaaaaattttgaatgGTATGGATCATacaaagatataaaaaatattgtatatgaGTGTATAAGAAAGAGACTAAATTATTGTGATGGTGAAAATGGTGATATTGGTGTTATAAGTCCACAAGAAGTTGAAGAAGGGaaacaaatttttaaaaacgaACGAGTTGACAAAAATTGCTTATTAGTAAACATTGGTTGTGGTAATTCAAATTTGAGttatgaattttttgaaGATGGATTTGATAgcattataaatatagattATTCAGATGTggttattaataaaatgaaaaataaatttggtAAAATGATGGAATTTATAAAcattgatataaataataaagaatgttttgaaaattttttgGAAAGTTtagatattgaaaaaaaaaaaaaaaaaaaaaatttcaaaatattcTTTGATAAAGCTTTTTTAGACGCATATATATCTGGTGATGATAGTGAAGAAGAagtttgtaaaaataatgcaAAGAACTATTttgaatctatatttaaatatatgaatgaaggtgatatatttataatcatAACATTAGctcaatattatataattaaagaaGTTgttagaaatatatataatgcagATATAAAACTTGATGTGAATCCATttctaataaaaaaaaatacaaacgAATTTAGATATCATCCATTtgttttttccttttataaaactaatataaaattaaaagattATACTATGAAGTTAtgtaattttgaaaataatgattataaaataatatcttTATGGAAATTACCTCATGAAATACGTCAGATTAGAGACAATTTAAATCTTCATTCatttaaaaaaggaaaaagaaTAATTCtagatatatttaatcaaaatataaacaaatgtgaatataatattattgtttatGATTCTAATGTTCTTAAAACTGTATATAATACTGTCGTTATAGTTGTTCCTTTTGGCTACGAGTTTCATTCATTATATTCAACTTCTGAAGGAAATGAAGAATTAGCTACAAAAATTAAAGCAAAAAGGCTATTACTTGTGATGCGAtcgaattttataataaatgagTTTAAAATTGCtcatgaaaataataagagCATAGCAAATTGTGAATCTGTTAAAGGTGGTGAAATAAGCAATACACTTGAATCTAATGAGAAAAGGGAAGACAATTCAAACCATTTATTAAATGGAAATGAAAATACTAAAAATGTgcaaaatagtaaaaattcTTTAGTTAgcgaaaataaaatttctaATTCAAATTCTTCGGAATTTTCTGCGGAAGCTTCTAATGCTTCAAATTTATATGATGGAATCCTCGAAAACCAAGATTCGGTTTCTATCCTCTTAAAATCCGTTAAAAATGagctaaataaaataataaatgaactTGCTCTTCCTAATTCTAAAAATTTCCCCATAATGGCTTTAAATGAAGACattaaaaattacaaaattatatgtCATGAAAAATCAAACTACTGCTCTAACATTATAATAAGAGATGTACTAGTCACAGATGAATTTATTTCTGATAATTTTGGAGCATCTGaagataataaaacaaagaaaaatggaaaaaataagaaaaaattaacGCCAAAAAATAACACCCAAAATGCAAGTAATAGTGAAAAGGGAAATGATAATGTAGTGTGtgaggaaaaaaataataaaataacccACGATGATGCTAAAAAACTTGCAATTGaactaataaaaaaaaataccgaagaaaaaaaaatatattttcaaaacaAAGAAATTTATAAAAGACAAATGATATTCTCTTATGATCCATTAACTGTTCAATctgaaataatatatacaaaagagaaaaaaaaaacaaacaaattaaatgACCATGAAAAAATAGTTTTTGAATATATTGAATCATCAAGTCAATATCATGTAAATTTTTGTTGTAcattttttctctttataCTAAACAATTGCTATGCTAAAGATaacaatttaataaatatatgtatattaggAGGAGGAACAAATGTGCTTTcgaatattattaaatctattttttgtgattttaatttatattttaatatagtAGAAATTGATGAAACAgttcaaaaattatataaatttttttatgataaagaAGAAATTAGTAACGACAAACATGTGACAAATTATATCATAAATGATtcttatgaatatataaaaaattttaatcaaccaaaatattatgatatcATATTTGTAGATATGAATAATTCTGAAAATTCATActtaaatataaatggaCAAAAGTTGTACATAACTTGTCCACATATAGGCCTTTTAAATAAAGATGTCATTAcagatattaaaaatattttaaatgaaaaaggAGTTTTAGTGATAAATTTACTAACTAGAGATAACAAtgctaaaaaatatgtgtatCAATTTTTGAAGGATCTCTTTTCATCTGTAATTAGTATATCTTCTGCAAATAAA GAAATTAACGAAGTATTGGTTTGCAGTCCaaatgatataaaagaagaaaatattttttcctttaaaatgaatataatgaaatgg gTACAATGCAACCACAATAGATGGTTTTTAAATTTCGACTTGGCGAGCTTCTTAAATAATATCACGATTTTATGA
- a CDS encoding NAD(P)-binding protein, putative — MIYIIKKYIYFELLILLRAVNHWISVDKYINIAIVSYLTILGFIYILFKFKFENHKNVLLNCDFRNKHVCIIGGSEGFGLSLAKKIVHEKPHTISILARNVNKLENAKNILINEMTKRGVNIKINIIQCNLALKESINEAFDNVLMNKSLDKNRDESNNIHDNNIHFRNKKIKNEELNPNNINIIDVLICNAAYVSTNENEKLQLSDLLYTINTNIYGNIDFISKAVLHMKNKKIAIKREQIQSNEKDKNNKISKQNERPRGGMILFINSEGALYPVYGYSYYLMSKSCMWTYNNILDQELKHFNIHIVNAFLPSIETPGYVQENLTKPLITKKIEDLTTTLNSDYAAKKVIDKIKQGKKFITLDMNGFFLSILHSGYRNPDCYFEYLISVSLGGLLVFVSSLYKVYIEYIIYTNK; from the exons atgatttatattattaagaaatatatatattttgaattattaatattattacgaGCTGTAAATCATTGGATATCAGTAGacaaatatatcaatattgCCATAGTTTCCTATTTAACAATTTTAggatttatttatatattatttaaatttaaatttgaaaatcATAAGAATGTTTTGTTAAACTGCGATTTTAGGAACAAACATGTTTGCATTATAG GTGGTTCCGAAGGATTTGGACTTTCGTTAGCCAAAAAAATAGTACACGAAAAGCCTCATACAATATCTATTTTAGCGAGAAATGTAAATAAACTTGAGaatgcaaaaaatatattaataaatgaaatgaCAAAAAGAGgtgtaaatattaaaataaatataattcaatGCAATTTAGCTTTAAAAGAATCAATTAATGAAGCATTTGACAATGTATTAATGAATAAGAGCTTAGATAAAAATAGAGATGaatcaaataatatacacgacaataatattcattttagaaataaaaaaataaaaaatgaagaactTAATCCAAACAATATAAACATTATAGATGTACTTATATGCAATGCTGCTTATGTATCTactaatgaaaatgaaaagtTGCAATTGAGCGATTTGCTTTACACGATcaatacaaatatttatgGAAATATCGATTTTATATCTAAAGCTGTTTtacatatgaaaaataaaaaaatagcaatAAAACGTGAACAAATTCAATCtaatgaaaaagataaaaataataaaatttctaAACAAAATGAACGCCCAAGAGGAGGAatgattttatttataaactCAGAGGGAGCATTATATCCTGTATATGGTTATTCTTACTATTTGATGAGCAAATCGTGTATGTggacatataataatatacttGATCAAgaattaaaacattttaataTTCACATTGTAAATGCCTTTTTACCATCAATTGAAACACCAGGATATGTTCAAGAAAATTTGACTAAACCacttattacaaaaaaaatagaagaCCTAACAACTACTCTTAATTCAGATTATGCAGCAAAGAAAGTTATTGACAAAATTAAGCaaggaaaaaaatttataacatTAGATATGAATGGATTTTTCTTATCTATCCTTCATAGTGGATATAGAAACCCTGATTGTTACTTTGAATATCTTATAAGTGTATCACTTGGTGGCCTTTTAGTTTTTGTATCATCTCTATATAAGGTATATattgaatatattatttatacaaaCAAATGA